In Montipora foliosa isolate CH-2021 unplaced genomic scaffold, ASM3666993v2 scaffold_438, whole genome shotgun sequence, the DNA window ACCGTGGTAGCAAAGTTCACATTGTCAATGCAGGACTCAAAAAACACGCTTTCTCAGTTCTAATTTAAAACCATAGTTGCTCCAGATTAACTTGGAAATCTGCAATAAAAAAACACACTCACAAACAAATCTTAAACTATTGTTACGCGAGAtcgaaaattaaaaataagtgaTGTAACGGAATTCGCGGAGTTCTCGAATGTTCCGTTTATTACTCACCCATAAAACAACCTCTAAAGATAACAAATTGAGTAGGGTCTTGTGGACTGACTTCAAATTAATTAGTCTTGAAGACACTACGTAAAATTACAATCCTACGCACAAGAATGTGATTGCTCTTTTGCTTGTCGGACAACGCGTACGTTGCTATGACACGAGTGGGAATGGGAACTGACCACGTGGTACGAGATGTCACAGGCGAGatcacggacggcaaccggaagagaacatttcgcgcgcTAGGAcacttatcatctctaatgtagaaaagaaagaagaaaaaatacttggcaatgcaaatgtggttgtgtgacaagttaaaaaggaaaacagctcacttccggttgccgtccgcgtctcaaaaacgcgcatgcttaagctccctaacgttacctgcgatcaggcgtacgtCACGAAAAGATACCCTGTCTAAAAGAAAAGCACGCATGATCGCAGGTTACTCGCGAGATGAACGCGAACGCGAAAGAATCCTCGGTAACCATCACACGAAAAAACGGGAAAATTAGCTCCTGTGGCAAAGACAGTATTTTCTCTTCTCGTCCTATAAAAAagatacagtgatatttttaaaattaaacacGGACACTTacggtggctcaaaccagtttcaacaaggGCAATACAAGTTCCATGCATCCTCAATTGAAGTTGAAGCAAAGATAAGTCAGTCTCTTACCAACGTGTGAATGTCGCTCGATCGCATTTATTTGCATAGCCCTCGCACGGGTGAACTAGGCCTCAAAAGGGGCTGTGTCTCAGCACTGAAGTTTATTCTGGGCTCCTGCTAACCAACTTTACCATGGTTAACCAAGAAATTACTTTACAGCcgttatcagtcacacgcgaccctcaaaggctttttttttctttcgaaactcAGGCTAAAATTGGATGGACATCAATTAAacgtttccatgacaatagtccCGTTCACTTGGCGGCAGTCGAATTCGTCATGgtaacatttgattgacgtacACCCAAATTTAGTTCCGCAAAATGGAAAAAGTCGTTGTGGGGCGCTTGTGCTGGTAACGCTGTTCAAAAAAGTCTGTATAACATACGTAATTCAAATTACAAACAACGGAGACATAGACTGTGAAAACTTGTTAGGCTGAAAAGTTTTAACCAAAAAGCAGCCCCAATCTTCTTCGATTTTGCCCATCCTCCTctacttctacttctacttTATTCCTCTTCAGCACTTTCGTAACCttgcctccttttgtatttgttgTTTATTGCAACCTCTCTTAACGTTTTAACTTTCACATTTCGTTTGATTTGGTGTTTTACATTAGGAGACTTTTTATTATCATATTACATTTAATCTTTACAATGGCGCGAGCATCAATCCACGTCATAACTTAATCGTGAAAGTTCAGGTCAATTATAATTTCAGGAAGTCTTGAATTTATACATTCCGGTCCTAAACCCAAGAAATCTGAGATTGGCAGATCATCTTTTAATCAAGCACAGCTTTGAGTTCCCATTAAGAAATTCTGCCTAGTCTAGATTCTTTAAGAAGCCGGATACTCAGTGCAAAACACCAAGCTTCCTAAGCGGTACACGTTTCGCTCAAAGCCTCTTgtagtgtttatttttaaggtggctcctaACAAATTTAAAAGAGACACTCTCTCTAGAAAGATTGGAACTACACAacgtatcacgtaacagcaatgtatGGCACCATAGAAACACCGATTATGCTGAACAAGATGTGGTCATTGTTGTGCCGTAATAaattaccttggcaacgggaaagcccatcaaaaacaccctatattttaatttcagttaggtcatatctcaaaaacaaaactcggtgacccccattttttattgctggaaagtgatcagatGGCCAAGATGAagcttctgcaaagtttaaatattttaaattctctactgcagaatcagagccaacttagaaaaaaatcacagagttaagatggctctgaatccgccgAAGTgtacaaatttttttaaaactttgcggAAAGTTTTATCTTGGCCTTCTGCACACTTTCCAGCCACAACCTTGGGGGTCACCGGGTATTCTTTTGACATATTTGCaactaaagaaaaaataaagggtGTTGTTACATGGCTGTCCCCATTGCCACGGTGACTTATTcatcacaataatgaccgcATCCTTTTTAGCAATAATTGTTGTTCTTATGGTACCGTAACATTGCTAATACACTTGATACAGCGTTGTAGTGTCAAACCTTTCAATAAAAACATTACTTGAAGCTTGAAACTGgcttgagcctccttaaataagTCATTTTGGGTGTAAACATTAACTTTAATGTAAATTTATCCACGGTTTATTCTTTGTAAATTACTGCCATTagcttagtttttttttttttttttttttttttaatttttttttaattcaaattttttgCTTATGCTACCCTAATTACATTTAATTACTAACAgtaattacaattacaaaaacttaaaatttaaattacatatatgttattcaccggccgggaggtccgtagtgggaaaaactgtgcccgaggtcttgagtacggcccgaggccgcaggccgagggccgtactcgagacagagggcacagtttttcccaatacggaccgaccaaggccggtgaataacatttttatttatttctaaattctatttttagaagtaggagaaactattagaaaaaaactctaaaagtcatgttttaattttaacattgttgggtaataaaatttacaacacgttttcactggacggtaatagctttcgtcagaatccattgttttttatgagaaagttgaacaataacactgctctattgcaaaaaacaattaagacaaattgaaacttcgcctctttcaattcgcaacttcactctgcgcttagcgtagttggttaccatgaccgtggtcaggagataggaaaatactgcccgttcccggaaccaatcagattgcaggattctcaggataccgcccgctcacgatcaaagaaataaataaaaacacttATTACTAAACGctaaaaacaaattaacttaCATTACATTCACAGTCAGTTTTGATCTAATTAAGGTGTGGTTAATGATGTAAACCGAAATAATATGTACAGATATATTATATCTGTATAAATACAACTTCATATATAACTATGTAACCAATACTTAACTattaagaaaaggaaaattacgATAACATGTTTTGCCATTTCTTGTAATGAATAGattcttttttattctttttgcaATTAAGAATTTAGTTTTCGAGTTTCAGTTGTTTTGGCCTTCAGTAACGGTAAAGACGACTTGATATTTTTACAACGGCATAAATAAATGGTGTATTTCCAAGAATGATTAAATGATTAGTAAACAATTCCCTGGGCTGTTATCGAAAATACCAAAGAGAATGGTTACTTCATCAAGCTTGTCAATTTTCATATTGTAAGTTGACAAGCTTGATGAAGTAACAATTCTCTTTGGTATTTTCGATAACAACCAGGGAATTAGCTTAGTTAGTGCAGGTCCACATCAGAACTTTTTCTTGCCTATTTTTTGTAACCTACTTTTaaactattattttttttgtatgtatgtatgatttGTAAGTTCCCAGTCGCTGAATATCCGCTCAATTTCTGTACACTTGGTGCTTCGCAGTTGCTCGTTGCTAGAAGCTTCTAAATTTAGAGTATAATGAGACTCTATATATggatttagtaaaatccaaatagtggtctattatcaatgctgcgttctgattggtgagctactagtaggctatttgttatagcccactagtagcgaaaagcgccggttgaaaaccaaaacaacaattaaagtctagctttaactagcgaaagatgttttgtctcgatatttttttgaccaactagttggattttactaaaacaattattcctctcgccctcatggcctctgaatCAATAGCCCATCCGGctttcggcctcatgggctattgactcagagcccattggGCTCAAGGAATAATGTTAAATATGAAAGACACATGTATTTTTGAGGCtgatgatcttcgcagttgtaAAAACGCAAGCGAAAGGAAAGTTCATGCATACAACCTCAAAATGCTAATTTCGAGTTTCGAtataaatttgttttaaaagatgATTGTTCGCCAAAATGAAGAATACAGCCATTTCTACTTAAGTACGGGTCACTTTTTTTCGCTCTGTGATTTCAAGTCAtatttctttattaaaaaatacTGCTGAATTCGttaacaagatttttttttctaataccCCATTTGTGTTTGCATGTGTTCAGAATTTTTCGATTCGACGACCTTCCGTTCAAGCCATTCTCTTAAACTTCAAAAATGCCCGaagtattaattttaattaagcCCCAggacgaaaaaaaacaaaaacagtatTGGTCGAAATGGACTTAAACATAACAGCTTTGTCGTGGGAAACAATACAAACTCTTTATGTGACAGGTGTCTTTACAGTTTGGTGTTGTTGATTCTTTCGGATGTCCGAGTTTATCCCGCTAAAAGACAACCCCATGTTAATCTCAGTTATAACGTACAAAGCCTGTCTTAGCGTTTCATCTCTATTGGTTGAATGTCCGCGTAAAACGGCTTGTTTGGCTGTATAGTAACAGCAGGTATAAGCTGGGCTTTGGTGCACTCTTTCAGTGTTCACAGCCCACGAAAACGGTATTTAAGCGAAAAAGTTGACTCCTTTCCTGAAACTATGGGCAATacatgttttctttctgtatgTTCCCTCGCGATCGCTTGCCTCTTATTCTATGGTAAGTGTAGATTTTTCTTTATGATTTAGTGTTTACATCTCGATGCTGTTATTCATGCATATTAAATGCATATAAAAAATACACTGGTATGATTTATTTTATAACGATCGGCTTAACCATCTTGATCAAAGTGCCAATgttctttgtaaaaaaaaaaagaagaaaaagaagaagaaaacacagCGAGgagatgtttttgttgttgaaccGGGCGCCTAATggagttttatttttttgattaaATTCGAAACATTGCGGCAACCTCCGACGAACTCTTAAACTCTAGCTAACTTCAATTCCCGTCTTGCTTTACAAAGGAAAGGATGTTTTGGTTTCTACTTGAACGAGATAAACAAACTACATATAACCATGAAATTTAACCCGGAAACTTAGGAGGcctgataaaaatgaaatttgtaGTCTCTAAAATCTAAAAATCATTGAGGTCAATGTTGCTTTAATTTCGTAAAGTAAACTTTAGGACCAtgacaaaataaatttaatagaATGGTGTTCTTTGACTAAGGTGAAATCTAGATTTCCACGATAAACGGTTATGTAGGTCTTATTACAACACTGATATTGTTGTCAATATCGATAATCAATGTTGTTAGCAACCGCATATGGGCTTGGGGATCTTTAGTTGAAGGAACTTAATGCATAAGTAAAGCACTTACTCCTTTCAATTTCTGACAAATTGCTCAATGAACTTGCAGAATtggtgaaataaaaaaaaaattgccgtGATTTGCAAAcagagaaaaacgttttttttctaaTGCCTCAAAACCACAGAGCTCGAGCCATCACGTCAGTAAAAGCTTCCGCACGATgtcattcccccccccccccccaccctctgCACGAATCCTTCCTAGTTTTCCCTTGAAAGCCTAAATGTGCCAGTATCgaaaaagaattgatttttgcGGCAAAAAAATAGATAGCAAGCACTGTTTACGGAATGGACGTGTCTCTCCTctccctcttttttttttttttttcatgagtaTTAATTTGGTCTATTAATTCgtactaataataaataaatggatGTAAAGTattttgctgacgtagcatcgGCCATATTCtcgaataaaacaaataaaacggCGGCGGTTGTAGATGGGATTTCAAAATCTAGGTATGGACCTActtgttatgcaaatttattattccactattacgtcattttaccatatttggtcaagagaacgcgcaaatatgagacggtaatacattGTAGTGTACGGAGCAAATACGGaaggaacgggagtttttcaatgaaagaagttGTTTCAACAccatgcaaagcctgagaattagCTTGCCATCCCTTGTCACTTGTCATTTCGCTATCTAATCGAATAAAGGACATGTGGCTGGCTGGGCTTTTTTGAGCTTTTTACGTCGTTCGCACGCCGGAAGGACAGaggatgatttttttttaaaagaccttttttgtagtgaaataataaatctcttattcgttGGTTttacatataatactcgcggacatttgctcattgctcatatttttttttccccttgcaGGTCTCGGAATAATACggcgcaactcgcaaaataccCGAGCATATTATATTTGTTGAatcatcgaataagatgtaatATTTTTCCGGTTATTCAACTCTTATTTGGTACTCAAACTTTGTGGCgcgtttaaattttttttatattctttacACGCTGGACTAAACAAACCTTCAAATTTTACGCTTCTGGGGTCTCTTTGAGTCTGAGCTAGCCATAAATCTAAAGATTGTTTAAAtaataaaagttgttgtttttttaattactttaagcacttttaattaaaaataacgAAAAGAAAATGTTCAGGTTTTCTGTTGTCTTTCTTTAAGCGAAAAGTTAACATTAGTTCCAATAAAAAACGAATTGGGCGGCACACCGACAGCGGATTATTCGCTAATTTATAGATTGCCGTGATATCAAAGATTCAACGAATGTTTTAGCCATTTAGACCCCGAGAAGACAGCTGTTGATTGTATAATACTCCCAACACGAATCCTGGGTAACACATGAACGACAGCGGGCGCCAAACGCGGAAAAACGTGTAGTCCTTGGTCCATCTTTATGTCTGCTCTTACAAATattcaactggtttgcctccggccagttgcgGTTATTAAAGCGTTTGTTTCTGTTCTGTCCGTTTCATCAGAGAGtttcagattctaggacgagaacgactacgagtacgagattttctcatagaacaagagtgagcgcgcgcaaaccagcgttatttggcgggaaaaacgtgataccgtcgtcattttagtacgaggttttgcaaaaatgtcgtcgtgtcaaaacaagtcaacagcACGGTAggagttttggcatttttcaattgggaaaaggctcagttaccagcaataaaaataactgaggagccTAGCCTATGCTGCTAACAAGGAGTAAGATTTAATCGTCCAGGTTACAAatcttctaagtattttcgctaaaagcAGGCCTTCATATTAGAATCTATAGGTCCCTATTGACCTTGAGAAGAAGCCCATGACTAGTATGGAGCAACCCCATACTAATTCTTTGTCACGACAaatttacagaccgatctattttttaGACCATCTTttttcggcaaaaaaaaaaaaaaaaaaaaaaaaaaaaaaaaaaaagcaaaggcaGTTCTGGTTCGGTGACACTAGGTTATTGTCATTGGTCATCAGGAATCTCATTCGCGGGGAATTCAGTCTTCAAATAAATCGGCCTGTGAAAACGCTGTGACAGAAATATAGGGCTGATGTTCTTCGCTTCTTTTTGTCACGGTCTCCCTGTCCtgagggagcttaagcaaagacaacggcgacggcaacgagaacgtcaaaaaatttgcatacttagtgggtaaaagcaatagctttgcacgccctgcacgtgcgttttttcacttttgtccatttcgttgccgtcgtcagcaaaacaacaacgtgaaatagccaagtttttggttttatgaagaacgtcagcacttgaggataaattttcgtttttctctcctaaaatggagtgccgttccgagctggtgtcatctttgaggaattaccacacccttgtcatattaaaaacgttgaaatagtctcgaagcgattaaaataacgcaaatttatattttgagatgacgttctcgttgccgtcgccgttgtcgttgcttaagctccctacgaAGTTTTCAGCTGGGTTGTTTACAGCGATCGCCATCAGTGACCGATACAATGTCATTGAAACTGCGTGGGCCTTTGAtatgttttgatcaatttaaAACGGATAGAATTTTGAATAGTTATCTCCACAAACAATGGACAACAACACAGTTTTTTGACAGTAAAGAAAGCATATTTAAAAAcccgaaaattgaaaatttgagaGAATTCGGATAAATCGCTACAAAGTTACAGCTATTTTAATAAAGGTTATTTGCCCTCAATTTTGGTACCCTTACTTAAGTGGACTGGGGCCGACTGTGACGTCATCTTGTTGGTAACTTTGGCCGCGCTTCACAATCTTTACTGTAGCGTCAGTGAAAACATTCGTCACTATGTCAGATTTTGAGCTAGAAAATAGCTGCTTATCAAGCAATTCAGACACGGCATCAAATGCATCAGACACAGATGAAAATATGGACTTTCGTGAACCTACAGATAGCGAGAACGATACCGAAGTTATCGAGTCTCTATTCGCGCGCCCTACACAGACGAGCCGATCGCGCCACCAGACTATGCTGAAGCAgaagatgacgatgaagatCCTGATGGACTAGCTGCAAAGACTCTTGCTGACAGAGAAGATGGTTTAATTCCACTCGCAAACTGGTaggaatgttttctttttaaaaaaaaggagaaatatgCATATGATCTCAAGATGCACGTGTAACACAAGCTTGTATCTTCGCAGGTGTAAAATGTAAACATTGCAAGACGGAGAATCTAGGCGGCGCTATGGAGCATCGTTGCTGCGTGGAAGTTTTGAACATTCAAGGGAAATTATTTTTCGATGGATCCATTGAAAACCTCGATTGTATAACTCAGCATGAGGAGTACAAAGCCATCACAAACAAGGCTGTGCTTGAGAATGTCGCGCCGTTGCTGAGATGCAAGAATGGTCGATCGTACCGACGCCGATCTGGAGTCACACATAACGAGTAAGTGATTTTCAATTTGCGGGCGTgcgaacaaaaaatcaaaacatctTAAGCTAGTGTAATACAGTAAGTGTAAGTGGATCGAGTAATCATGCCTAACAACAACTGAATGATGACAGTCATAACACAAGTTTACCAAAGTTCTTTTTGTCTTTATATCTTGTATCTACACGGAGGTTAGTCGCAACTACTTACTTTTGTTATCTTGCATAGGTTTATTCGATCAGTGGCTTATCGGTGGACCATTAGATGGCTCTGTGGCTATATGGGCTGGGAAAACACACGTCCGCTGTGTGCATGTATATACCACGACATCAGAACAAGGTATCAGACAAGACATTTACAGCCAAGAGGATACAGACAGACATTCTTAGACTTTCCTTGAAATGATATATTTTGTATTATACACTTGAATAATTCTTCTTGCAAACTTGCTATAAATgtgacttacatgtatgtaaataaaaataagaaatgaattgttactaaataaatatttctttgccgtattactttggaaaaaaaactgactTTATTAAAGTTTTCGTTATCATCTGACACAAGGATGGTGTAAATTAAAGACTGTATCTTAGCTATTATTTTATGACATTACAGCTGCGTTTGTTGTGACCGTGCATTTTGCATTTCCCACAACGACGAATACTTTTGGGTCTGGAAGTTGGAGTCTGTACTTCTGAGGCCTTCTGCAGTAATGCATCCTGGTCTGAAACTGCACAATAAAAAGATACAGGTTAGATTTCTAGGTACCCATGTACTATGATTTAGTGTTGCTAGTCATTTGACATAAATCCAATCATTGGATTCTCCAATTTATATTTCTTTCACAGTATTGCAGACAGTATTCCTAATGATAATAAGATCAGATCAATTTTATGGTATCCATCATTGAAGGAAATAATTGatcattgatgatgatgatgatatataTCATATATTACCAGGTGGAAAGAGAGGTGTAGTGTTCTTTTTGCGTGCTTCATAATCCTTGACAGCATCATCCTTACACTTTCTCTCTGGGAATTGCCTATTTAAGGGTTCTGGTACATTTGCTGAGTATTTCTGGAACACTGATTTCATGTCTT includes these proteins:
- the LOC137989078 gene encoding uncharacterized protein; the protein is MLGFSFLGSWCRHILASLHFNENVKRTPRSTVDGKKYYRVTYPKFKLGEEAVKEVPVPPTYEYVDNIAQVLFTLPFEDMKSVFQKYSANVPEPLNRQFPERKCKDDAVKDYEARKKNTTPLFPPVSDQDALLQKASEVQTPTSRPKSIRRCGKCKMHGHNKRSCNVIK